The Podospora pseudocomata strain CBS 415.72m chromosome 3, whole genome shotgun sequence genome window below encodes:
- a CDS encoding hypothetical protein (EggNog:ENOG503PRYK), with translation MHLHPTIPLVVFLARASAQVHRMEFADSSSPSMRSLAAECPATAEMPKCAISCIDTAASSNGCPTASDLTCQCNNWAAIQQAAAPCVIAACAAKAPDVLSIASEICSQCAGVPVAQTMNGAANLQWAAAQPTGKASVRRSQEGQLRDWEDLWVDEEGKGWVTLPRRAVVGAVAKETGRPVVPREVLEQDGDRKMLAGADRKPLGPIDVNSLDLSETDPELPDFGSGKSTDPKEPDFGTDGALSFHSEGPELLDFGSDESQGPELPGFGSEKSKGPELADFGGEPTELHPCWPAGYRGSGSLRSCDDLPDHDGDNLGGAEEKDFERTRSRTWKRKTDLVYEKEEQERLRQLKDMKEQEKQGEQMKWTW, from the exons atgcATCTCCACCCAACCATCCCGCTTGTCGTCTTCCTGGCTCGGGCCTCGGCCCAGGTTCACAGGATGGAGTTCgccgactcctcctccccctccatgCGCTCGCTGGCCGCCGAGTGCCCTGCAACAGCTGAGATGCCCAAGTGCGCC ATCAGCTGCATCGACACGGCCGCGTCCTCCAACGGCTGCCCAACCGCCTCCGACCTCACCTGCCAGTGCAACAACTGGGCCGCCATCCAGCAAGCCGCCGCCCCCTGCGTCATCGCCGCCTGCGCGGCAAAAGCCCCCGATGTCCTCTCCATCGCGAGCGAGATCTGCTCCCAGTGCGCTGGCGTCCCGGTCGCCCAGACCATGAACGGGGCGGCGAACTTGCAGTGGGCGGCTGCTCAGCCTACGGGGAAGGCGTCGGTTCGTCGTAGTCAAGAGGGCCAGCTTCGCGATTGGGAGGATCTCtgggtggatgaggaagggaaggggtgggtgaccttgccgaggagggcTGTCGTTGGTGCCGTGGCCAAGGAGACGGGACGGCCGGTGGTGCcgagggaggttttggagcaAGACGGAGACAGGAAGATGCTGGCCGGGGCTGACCGCAAGCCGTTGGGACCGATCGACGTCAACTCCCTTGACCTTTCAGAAACGGATCCCGAGCTGCCTGACTTTGGGTCTGGCAAGTCAACGGACCCTAAGGAGCCTGACTTTGGCACTGACGGGGCCCTCTCTTTCCACTCCGAGGGCCCGGAGCTTCTTGACTTCGGGTCTGACGAATCCCAGGGCCCCGAGCTGCCCGGCTTTGGGTCTGAAAAGTCCAAGGGTCCCGAGTTGGCCGACTTTGGCGGCGAGCCCACTGAGCTTCACCCTTGCTGGCCAGCAGGCTACCGGGGCTCTGGAAGCTTGCGGTCGTGTGATGATTTGCCCGACCATGACGGTGACAACCTTGGCGgggctgaggagaaggattTCGAGCGGACGAGATCCCGTACGTGGAAGAGAAAGACTGATCTTGTTTatgaaaaggaggagcaggagaggttgaggcaGTTGAAGGATatgaaggagcaggagaagcaggGTGAGCAGATGAAGTGGACGTGGTAG